In a single window of the Flavivirga spongiicola genome:
- a CDS encoding GDYXXLXY domain-containing protein gives MKTIHIFTIFIIVVLIQLFIPSQMIFNQEQILKKGKVYKFKTQPVDPTDPFKGKYINLNYEIDSYKTNDSLWQRHEEIYVYLTKDSLGFAKIDTIARTLIPNNNNDYIKTKAGWYSNYTNKLSVEFSFNRYYMEETKAYDAEIAVRNRQRDSLPNNTYALVYVKNGEVVLNDVIIDEISIKDYVEKEKPQ, from the coding sequence ATGAAAACAATACATATATTCACAATATTTATAATTGTAGTATTGATACAATTATTTATTCCTTCTCAAATGATTTTTAATCAAGAGCAAATTTTGAAGAAAGGAAAAGTATATAAGTTTAAAACACAACCTGTTGATCCAACGGATCCTTTTAAGGGTAAATATATAAACCTTAATTATGAGATAGATTCATATAAAACTAATGATTCTTTATGGCAACGACATGAAGAGATATATGTTTATTTAACTAAAGATAGTCTGGGTTTTGCTAAAATTGATACGATTGCTAGAACTTTAATACCAAATAATAATAACGATTATATAAAAACTAAAGCAGGGTGGTACTCAAATTATACAAATAAATTAAGTGTAGAGTTTTCTTTTAATCGCTATTATATGGAAGAAACGAAGGCGTATGATGCTGAGATAGCTGTGAGGAATAGACAACGTGATTCTCTACCAAATAATACTTATGCGTTAGTTTATGTTAAAAATGGAGAGGTCGTTTTAAATGATGTTATAATTGATGAAATATCTATTAAGGATTATGTAGAAAAAGAGAAGCCTCAGTAA